Proteins from a genomic interval of Aureimonas sp. AU20:
- a CDS encoding LpxI family protein — protein sequence MRPGERLGIIAGGGTLPAIIAHEAERLGWRPFIVAIADGRDASWDEWESVSLTWGQTGNVFAHLRRRGVSKLVFSGTISVRPDYRSILPSLQTLRMLPEILRMTRGGDDSLIRAVAGTFERRGFEVVSVQAISPTLLLPAGNLTNRPLSERHHEAIHRAQRAATRLGLLDIGQAVVASADRVIALEGIEGTKEMLLRVADLRGRGRIGASEPCVLFKAFKPQQDARFDLPSIGTETIRQAQEAGLAGIAMSANRSLVIEPQRVAEEAEAAGLFVLGIETALGEDPS from the coding sequence ATGCGGCCCGGGGAACGCCTCGGCATCATTGCCGGAGGCGGGACCCTGCCAGCGATTATCGCTCACGAAGCGGAGCGTCTGGGCTGGCGCCCGTTCATCGTCGCGATCGCGGATGGGCGCGACGCGTCCTGGGACGAATGGGAATCGGTCTCGCTCACCTGGGGGCAGACCGGCAACGTCTTTGCCCATCTACGACGTCGAGGCGTGTCGAAGCTCGTCTTCTCCGGAACGATCTCCGTTCGCCCGGACTATCGCTCGATCTTGCCGAGCCTGCAAACGCTTCGGATGCTCCCCGAAATCCTTCGAATGACGCGGGGTGGGGACGACAGCCTGATCCGAGCCGTCGCCGGAACGTTCGAGCGAAGGGGCTTCGAAGTCGTCAGCGTCCAGGCCATTTCTCCAACACTGCTGCTTCCCGCCGGCAACCTCACCAATCGCCCTTTGAGTGAGCGCCATCATGAAGCGATCCATCGGGCCCAGCGCGCGGCAACGCGGCTTGGTCTTCTGGACATCGGCCAAGCCGTCGTCGCTTCGGCCGATCGTGTGATTGCCCTCGAAGGAATCGAAGGCACGAAGGAGATGCTGCTACGCGTCGCCGATCTTCGCGGGCGAGGGCGCATCGGTGCGTCGGAGCCTTGTGTGTTGTTCAAGGCGTTCAAGCCGCAGCAGGACGCCCGCTTCGACCTGCCCAGCATCGGCACGGAGACGATCCGCCAAGCGCAGGAAGCAGGGCTTGCCGGGATCGCCATGAGCGCGAACCGATCCCTCGTCATCGAACCGCAGCGGGTTGCGGAAGAAGCCGAGGCGGCTGGTTTGTTTGTTCTCGGCATCGAGACTGCACTGGGAGAAGATCCGTCATGA
- the fabZ gene encoding 3-hydroxyacyl-ACP dehydratase FabZ, whose product MTTVEAATTLESVDILKIMQLLPHRYPFLLVDRIIEIDGDRKAIGIKNVTASEPHFQGHFPHYPVMPGVLIIEGMAQTAGAICQLATGGNANSIVYFMTIDNAKFRKPVVPGDRLEYHVTQTKKRGNIWKFDCLAIVDEQKVAEATISAMLVPEGSN is encoded by the coding sequence GTGACGACGGTTGAGGCCGCAACGACGCTCGAAAGCGTCGATATCCTGAAGATTATGCAGCTTTTGCCGCATCGCTATCCGTTTCTGCTGGTGGATCGGATCATTGAGATCGACGGCGATCGAAAGGCGATCGGCATCAAGAACGTGACGGCGAGCGAGCCGCATTTCCAGGGTCATTTTCCCCACTATCCCGTCATGCCGGGCGTTCTCATCATCGAGGGCATGGCGCAGACGGCTGGCGCGATCTGCCAGTTGGCGACGGGCGGAAATGCCAATTCGATCGTCTATTTCATGACCATCGACAATGCGAAGTTCCGCAAGCCGGTCGTGCCGGGCGACCGCTTGGAATATCACGTCACGCAGACGAAGAAGCGCGGCAATATCTGGAAGTTCGACTGTCTGGCGATCGTGGACGAGCAGAAAGTGGCGGAAGCCACGATCAGCGCCATGCTCGTTCCCGAAGGCAGCAACTGA
- the gltA gene encoding citrate synthase translates to MNQSAKLALGDKSAELTLRSGTIGPDVVDIASLYKNTGLFTYDPGFTSTASCESKITYIDGDEGVLLHRGYPIDQLAERGDFLETCYLLLYGELPTASEKADFVYHVTRHTMVHEQMSRFYTGFRRDAHPMAVMVGSVGALSAFYHDSTDITDPHQRMVASIRMIAKTPTLAAMAYKYHIGQPFVYPRNDLSYAENFLHMCFAVPCEPYQINPVLARAMDRIFILHADHEQNASTSTVRLAGSSGANPFACIAAGIACLWGPAHGGANEAALNMLSEIGSKDRIPEFVARAKDKNDPFRLMGFGHRVYKNYDPRAKIMQQTCHEVLNELGIKDDPLLEVAMELEHIALNDEYFIEKKLYPNVDFYSGITLKALGFPTTMFTVLFAVARTVGWIAQWKEMIEDPHQRIGRPRQLYTGAPQRDYISVSDR, encoded by the coding sequence ATGAATCAATCGGCGAAACTGGCCCTTGGAGACAAGAGCGCGGAGCTGACGCTCCGATCAGGAACCATCGGACCCGATGTGGTCGACATCGCGTCGCTCTACAAGAACACCGGTCTCTTCACCTACGATCCGGGCTTCACATCGACCGCGTCCTGCGAGTCGAAGATCACCTATATCGACGGTGACGAGGGCGTTCTTCTGCATCGCGGCTATCCTATCGATCAGCTTGCGGAGCGCGGCGACTTTCTCGAAACCTGCTACCTCCTGCTCTACGGCGAACTTCCGACCGCGAGCGAGAAGGCGGACTTCGTCTACCACGTGACGCGCCACACGATGGTGCACGAGCAGATGTCCCGCTTCTACACGGGCTTCCGGCGCGACGCCCATCCGATGGCCGTCATGGTCGGCTCTGTCGGCGCCCTCTCCGCCTTCTATCACGACTCCACCGACATCACCGATCCGCACCAGCGCATGGTGGCGTCGATCCGCATGATCGCCAAGACGCCGACCCTGGCGGCGATGGCCTACAAGTATCACATCGGTCAGCCTTTCGTTTACCCGCGCAACGATCTCTCCTACGCGGAAAACTTCCTGCATATGTGCTTCGCAGTTCCCTGCGAGCCCTACCAAATCAACCCCGTGCTGGCGCGGGCGATGGATCGGATCTTCATCCTCCACGCCGATCACGAGCAGAACGCTTCGACCTCGACGGTTCGCCTTGCCGGCTCGTCGGGCGCCAATCCCTTTGCCTGCATCGCGGCCGGCATCGCCTGCCTATGGGGCCCTGCCCATGGCGGCGCCAACGAAGCGGCGCTCAACATGCTGTCGGAAATCGGCAGCAAGGACCGGATTCCCGAGTTCGTGGCGCGCGCCAAGGATAAGAACGATCCGTTCCGCCTCATGGGCTTCGGCCACCGGGTCTACAAGAACTACGACCCGCGCGCCAAGATCATGCAGCAGACCTGCCACGAGGTCCTGAACGAGCTCGGCATCAAGGACGATCCGCTGCTCGAAGTCGCGATGGAGCTGGAGCACATCGCTCTGAACGATGAGTATTTCATCGAGAAGAAGCTCTATCCCAATGTGGACTTCTACTCCGGCATCACGCTGAAGGCGCTCGGCTTCCCCACCACGATGTTCACCGTTCTGTTCGCGGTCGCGCGCACGGTCGGTTGGATCGCGCAGTGGAAGGAAATGATCGAGGATCCGCATCAGCGCATCGGTCGCCCTCGCCAGCTTTATACCGGCGCACCGCAGCGCGACTACATCTCGGTCAGCGATCGCTGA
- the gltX gene encoding glutamate--tRNA ligase produces MTDRVVTRFAPSPTGFLHIGGARTALFNWLYARRMGGQMLLRIEDTDRERSTDAAVSAIIEGLDWLGLKADGEPISQFARAARHREVAEALVAAGKAYYCYASPAELDEMRETAKAEKRPPRYDGRWRDRDPSEAPAGVKPVIRIKAPLDGETVVRDQVQGDVRFPNKDLDDFILLRSDGTPTYMHAVVVDDHDMGVTHIIRGDDHLTNAGRQTLIYQAMGWDVPVMAHIPLIHGADGAKLSKRHGALGVDAYRGMGYLPKALLNYLVRLGWSHGDDEVMSIENMTAWFDITDINKGAARFDFAKLDAINGHWIRGSSDTDLVETLMVERAHLPNGHILRQDDDATVRRQLSAAMAGLKERAKTLVELTESAAYLFARRPLTLDEKAADILAKDGRDILSGLLPVLEGSGDWSVGSLETAIKAHAESVGLKLGKVAQPLRAALTGKSTSPGVYDVLAVLGRDESLQRLKDQASV; encoded by the coding sequence ATGACCGATCGCGTGGTGACACGTTTCGCGCCCTCGCCCACGGGCTTCCTCCACATCGGCGGAGCCCGCACGGCCTTGTTCAACTGGCTCTACGCCCGGCGCATGGGCGGGCAGATGCTGCTACGCATTGAGGACACCGATCGGGAGCGCTCGACCGACGCGGCCGTAAGCGCGATCATCGAAGGGCTGGACTGGCTCGGGCTGAAGGCTGACGGCGAGCCGATCTCGCAGTTCGCTCGGGCGGCGCGCCACCGCGAAGTGGCCGAAGCGCTCGTCGCGGCCGGTAAGGCCTATTATTGCTATGCCTCTCCGGCCGAGCTGGACGAGATGCGCGAGACGGCCAAGGCCGAGAAGCGCCCGCCCCGCTACGATGGTCGCTGGCGCGACCGAGATCCGTCCGAGGCGCCGGCCGGCGTCAAGCCGGTCATCCGCATCAAGGCGCCTTTAGACGGCGAGACCGTGGTGCGCGATCAGGTTCAGGGCGACGTCCGCTTTCCCAACAAGGATCTCGACGATTTCATCCTGCTGCGCTCGGACGGCACTCCGACCTACATGCATGCGGTCGTCGTGGACGACCACGACATGGGCGTCACGCACATCATTCGCGGCGACGACCATCTGACCAATGCCGGCCGCCAGACCTTGATCTATCAGGCCATGGGCTGGGACGTTCCGGTCATGGCCCATATTCCGCTGATCCACGGCGCGGACGGGGCCAAGCTTTCCAAGCGTCACGGCGCGCTGGGCGTCGATGCCTATCGCGGCATGGGCTACCTTCCGAAGGCGCTCCTGAACTATCTCGTGCGTCTCGGCTGGAGCCATGGCGACGACGAGGTCATGTCGATCGAAAATATGACGGCGTGGTTCGACATCACGGACATCAACAAGGGCGCGGCGCGGTTCGATTTCGCCAAGCTCGACGCCATCAACGGCCATTGGATTCGCGGGTCTTCCGACACGGATTTGGTCGAGACGCTAATGGTTGAGCGCGCGCATCTGCCCAATGGGCACATCCTGCGCCAGGATGACGACGCGACGGTTCGCCGCCAGCTGTCGGCTGCCATGGCGGGCCTGAAGGAGCGCGCCAAGACGCTGGTGGAGCTGACGGAAAGCGCCGCCTATCTCTTCGCTCGCAGGCCGCTCACACTGGACGAGAAGGCCGCCGATATTCTGGCCAAGGATGGACGAGACATTCTGAGCGGGCTTCTTCCAGTTCTGGAGGGCTCGGGCGACTGGAGCGTCGGATCGCTGGAAACGGCGATCAAAGCCCATGCCGAATCCGTTGGGCTGAAGCTCGGCAAGGTCGCGCAGCCGCTGCGTGCCGCTCTGACCGGCAAGTCCACCTCGCCTGGCGTCTATGACGTGCTGGCGGTCTTGGGCCGAGACGAATCGCTGCAGCGGCTCAAGGACCAGGCGTCCGTTTAA
- the lpxB gene encoding lipid-A-disaccharide synthase, which translates to MKIAFVLGEESADRIAGEVARALRDRFGPSIQFIGLGGDALKREGLTSLFDIEELSIIGVGAILSRLPKLLGRLRQTVDFLLEERPDAIVTIDSFTFTNRVALKVRQRWPDARIVNVVPPAIWAYKPKRAETLRQAVDHSASLFPFEPRFLEEHGGPPATYVGHPLLSDPRLRAILDREAETGMRPPGRPPHLVILPGSRRGEIERLMDDFGRTYALLHQGIPGLRASLPAVRRVRSLIESKLESWSVKPEVLEGDDAKWAAFASADAALAASGTVSLELALAGVPMALAYRLDPVSYALRHMVTGWTAALPNFIAGHPLVPEHFHEFVRPEALALRLDRLMHETPERAAQLKGMEDIRQAMRVDRPPGEAIADLIVREIERSGRP; encoded by the coding sequence ATGAAGATCGCCTTCGTCCTGGGGGAAGAGTCGGCCGATCGGATTGCGGGCGAGGTGGCCCGTGCTCTGCGTGATCGGTTCGGCCCCAGCATCCAGTTCATCGGCCTCGGAGGCGATGCGCTGAAACGGGAAGGGCTCACCAGCCTTTTCGACATCGAGGAATTGTCGATCATCGGCGTCGGGGCAATTCTTTCGCGATTGCCGAAGCTCCTCGGTCGGCTGCGGCAGACGGTGGATTTTCTCTTGGAGGAACGGCCGGATGCGATCGTCACGATCGACAGCTTCACCTTCACCAATCGGGTCGCACTCAAGGTTCGCCAGCGCTGGCCGGACGCGCGCATCGTCAATGTCGTGCCGCCCGCGATCTGGGCCTACAAGCCCAAGCGGGCCGAAACCCTTCGCCAAGCTGTCGATCATTCCGCCAGCCTGTTTCCCTTCGAGCCGCGTTTTCTGGAAGAACATGGCGGTCCGCCTGCGACCTATGTCGGCCATCCGCTCCTGAGCGATCCGCGCCTGCGCGCCATTCTGGATCGCGAGGCCGAAACGGGCATGAGGCCTCCCGGTCGTCCGCCGCATCTGGTCATCTTGCCGGGCTCGCGACGGGGCGAAATCGAGCGGCTGATGGACGATTTCGGCCGCACCTACGCACTGCTTCATCAGGGCATTCCTGGCCTGAGAGCGAGTTTGCCAGCGGTGCGCCGCGTGCGCTCTCTGATCGAGTCCAAGCTGGAAAGCTGGAGCGTTAAGCCAGAGGTGCTGGAAGGCGACGACGCGAAATGGGCGGCCTTCGCGTCCGCTGACGCCGCCCTTGCAGCGAGCGGAACCGTGTCGCTGGAGCTCGCGCTCGCCGGCGTTCCCATGGCCCTGGCCTATCGGCTCGACCCCGTATCCTACGCGCTGCGCCACATGGTGACGGGTTGGACGGCTGCTTTGCCCAATTTCATCGCCGGCCATCCGCTCGTGCCAGAACATTTTCATGAGTTCGTTCGCCCGGAGGCTTTGGCGCTCAGGCTCGATCGCCTGATGCATGAGACGCCCGAACGCGCGGCTCAGCTGAAAGGTATGGAGGATATCCGACAGGCCATGCGGGTCGACCGCCCGCCCGGGGAGGCGATTGCGGATCTCATCGTTCGTGAGATCGAGCGATCCGGCAGACCATAA
- the lpxA gene encoding acyl-ACP--UDP-N-acetylglucosamine O-acyltransferase, with product MAGETRIHPTTVIEDGATIGEGCQIGPFCHIGPQVVLGAGSTLRSHVALWGNTRIGPGAKIYPFASVGHDPQHLKYQGEDTRLVIGANCLIREHVTLNPGTVQGRSETTVGDNCAFFTGSHVAHDCLVGSNVTLINNVMLAGHCVVGDYATIAGGSGIHQFTRVGHHAYVGGLAAVEGDVIPFGMVLGNRAYLSGLNVIGMKRAGFGREAIRNVRKAYRMLFSDDLTFRENLEEVETEYPEDPLVQDLLGFIRSGGDRALCFPRSTRPV from the coding sequence ATGGCGGGCGAGACGCGGATTCATCCGACCACCGTCATCGAGGATGGCGCAACGATCGGCGAAGGATGCCAGATCGGGCCCTTCTGTCACATCGGGCCGCAGGTCGTTCTGGGTGCGGGATCGACACTCCGGTCCCATGTCGCCCTTTGGGGTAACACGCGGATTGGTCCGGGCGCGAAAATCTATCCCTTCGCTTCGGTGGGGCACGATCCGCAGCACCTGAAATACCAAGGCGAAGACACCCGCCTGGTGATTGGCGCCAATTGCCTGATCCGAGAGCATGTCACGCTTAATCCTGGCACGGTACAGGGGCGAAGCGAGACCACGGTGGGCGACAACTGCGCGTTTTTCACGGGCTCGCATGTCGCGCATGATTGTCTGGTCGGCTCGAACGTGACGCTGATCAACAATGTCATGCTGGCCGGCCATTGCGTCGTCGGCGACTACGCGACGATCGCCGGCGGGTCCGGCATCCACCAGTTCACCCGCGTCGGCCACCACGCCTATGTCGGCGGTTTGGCCGCAGTCGAAGGCGACGTCATTCCCTTCGGCATGGTTCTCGGCAATCGCGCCTATCTGTCTGGTCTCAACGTCATCGGCATGAAGCGCGCCGGCTTCGGCCGCGAAGCCATTCGAAACGTCCGCAAGGCCTATCGGATGCTCTTCTCTGACGATCTGACCTTCCGCGAAAATCTCGAGGAGGTCGAAACCGAGTATCCGGAAGACCCGTTGGTGCAGGATCTCCTCGGCTTCATCCGCTCGGGCGGGGACCGGGCGCTTTGCTTCCCTCGCAGCACGCGTCCGGTGTGA